A genomic region of Corallococcus macrosporus contains the following coding sequences:
- a CDS encoding PLP-dependent aminotransferase family protein codes for MDFHVELQGRRDLAGQIYRGLRAAILDGRLRRGERLPPTRELALRLDVARNTVSVAYEWLTAEGLIAGRTRAGSFVQGAASRPRGRREALVPLRARAFWRALPDLPVPLAPTAYDFGVGSPDVSGFPFESWRRLVARQLRPAALPRGYVDAAGHRGLREAVARHVGIARGVRAEPEDVLVTNGAQQALDLVGRVLIEPGDCVAVEEPGYPPARQVFQSLGARVVPVPVDAEGLDVSALPDAARLVYVTPSHQFPLGMPMSPARRAALLEWAKRRDAVVIEDDYDSEFRFGGRPLETLHGMDRSGRVLYVGSFSKVMVPMLRLGFLVAPPSLQRELRWARRVMDWHSPVAEQAALARFIDSGLLARHIRKMRREYEARHERVAEGLARHCGDWLEVVPSVAGLHLSATFRKGGMALERETVARARAAGVGLVTLSRYFAGPRARPGLVLGYGGIPAARVPEGLRRLGASLLPVVGLTKD; via the coding sequence ATGGATTTCCACGTGGAGCTCCAGGGCCGCCGGGACCTGGCGGGGCAGATCTACCGGGGACTGCGGGCCGCCATCCTCGACGGACGCCTGCGGCGCGGCGAGCGGCTGCCGCCCACCCGCGAGCTGGCCCTGCGCCTGGACGTGGCGCGCAACACCGTGAGCGTCGCGTATGAATGGCTCACCGCCGAGGGCCTCATCGCGGGGCGCACGCGGGCGGGCAGCTTCGTCCAGGGAGCCGCCTCCAGGCCGCGAGGCCGCAGGGAGGCGCTGGTGCCGCTGCGAGCCCGGGCCTTCTGGCGCGCGCTGCCGGACCTGCCCGTGCCGCTGGCGCCCACCGCGTATGACTTTGGCGTGGGCAGCCCGGACGTCTCGGGCTTCCCCTTCGAGTCCTGGCGCCGGCTGGTGGCGCGCCAGCTGCGGCCCGCCGCGCTGCCCCGGGGCTACGTGGACGCGGCGGGACACCGGGGGCTGCGGGAGGCGGTCGCGAGGCACGTGGGCATCGCGCGTGGCGTGCGCGCGGAGCCGGAGGACGTGCTCGTCACCAACGGCGCGCAGCAGGCGTTGGACCTGGTGGGCCGGGTGCTCATCGAGCCGGGAGACTGCGTCGCCGTGGAGGAGCCGGGCTATCCGCCCGCGCGGCAGGTGTTCCAGTCGCTGGGTGCGCGTGTCGTGCCCGTCCCGGTGGACGCGGAAGGGCTGGACGTGTCGGCGCTGCCGGACGCCGCGCGGCTCGTCTACGTCACGCCCTCGCACCAGTTTCCACTGGGCATGCCCATGTCCCCCGCGCGCCGGGCCGCGCTGCTGGAGTGGGCGAAGCGGCGGGACGCGGTGGTGATTGAGGACGACTACGACAGCGAGTTCCGCTTCGGCGGGCGGCCCCTGGAGACGTTGCACGGGATGGACCGCTCCGGGCGGGTGCTCTACGTGGGGTCGTTCTCGAAGGTGATGGTCCCCATGCTGCGGCTGGGGTTCCTCGTCGCGCCGCCGTCGCTCCAGCGGGAGCTGCGGTGGGCCCGGCGCGTGATGGACTGGCACAGCCCGGTGGCGGAGCAGGCCGCGCTCGCGCGCTTCATCGACAGCGGGCTGCTGGCGCGGCACATCCGCAAGATGCGGCGGGAGTACGAGGCGCGGCACGAGCGCGTTGCGGAGGGGCTGGCGCGCCACTGCGGTGATTGGCTCGAGGTGGTGCCCTCCGTGGCGGGCCTGCACCTGAGCGCGACGTTCCGCAAAGGGGGGATGGCGCTGGAGCGGGAGACGGTGGCGAGGGCTCGGGCGGCGGGGGTCGGGCTCGTCACCCTCTCGCGGTACTTCGCGGGGCCGCGCGCCCGGCCGGGGCTGGTGCTGGGCTATGGCGGAATTCCCGCCGCGCGCGTCCCGGAAGGACTCCGGAGGCTGGGGGCCAGTCTCCTCCCGGTGGTGGGATTGACGAAGGATTGA
- a CDS encoding nuclear transport factor 2 family protein, whose product MKLQTTLTTVLALATGVAEARDPAQDERELLKVEAALCRAFETADVATLRKSLDARFTLTDSKGTVTDLEQNLAEVAKKDPVYEVFRNHHQKVRLYGDAAVVTGITTLKGHSGKTQFEGDYQFTDTWVYRDGQWKLAASHATRLSK is encoded by the coding sequence ATGAAACTCCAGACCACGCTGACCACCGTCCTCGCCCTCGCCACGGGCGTCGCGGAAGCGCGGGACCCCGCGCAAGACGAGCGCGAGCTGCTCAAGGTCGAGGCCGCGCTCTGCCGCGCCTTCGAGACCGCTGACGTCGCCACCCTTCGCAAGAGCCTGGACGCGCGCTTCACGCTCACCGACTCCAAGGGCACCGTGACGGACCTGGAGCAGAACCTCGCGGAGGTCGCGAAGAAGGACCCCGTCTATGAGGTCTTCCGCAACCACCACCAGAAGGTCCGCCTCTACGGCGACGCCGCCGTCGTCACCGGCATCACCACCCTCAAGGGCCACTCCGGCAAGACGCAGTTCGAGGGCGACTACCAGTTCACCGACACGTGGGTGTACCGCGACGGCCAGTGGAAGCTCGCCGCGAGTCACGCGACGCGCCTGTCCAAATAG
- a CDS encoding NADP-dependent oxidoreductase — protein sequence MNHQWVLKSRPHDEVSDACFEWRQTPVPTPGPGEALVRVVWLSIEPTQRTWLNPHATYIPPVELGEVMRGVGVGQVIASRSERLAVGDWVAGMTGWQEYALAGDAGLFGFNKVPDGIDPKAMLYLYGASGLTAWIGMTDVARAAPGETVLVSGAAGSVGSIAGQVARLRGCRVIGIAGGPQKADWVTRVARFDACIDYKSEDVRTRLQALTPRGVDVFFDNVGGPVLEAALDQLAVRARVVLCGAVSSGYKDHDYGATPRNYMQLAFKRARMEGFIFLDHVARFPDAFRELSTWAARGELVLAETVAEGLEQAPSALRGLFEGRNLGKQLVRVAALPSPR from the coding sequence TTGAACCACCAGTGGGTGCTGAAGTCGCGTCCCCACGATGAAGTCTCCGACGCCTGCTTCGAATGGCGTCAAACGCCGGTGCCCACCCCGGGCCCCGGCGAAGCGCTGGTGCGCGTCGTCTGGCTTTCCATCGAACCCACCCAACGCACCTGGCTCAATCCCCACGCGACCTACATCCCGCCCGTCGAGCTCGGCGAAGTCATGCGCGGCGTGGGCGTCGGGCAGGTCATCGCGTCCCGCTCGGAGCGGCTGGCCGTCGGCGACTGGGTGGCGGGCATGACGGGCTGGCAGGAGTACGCGCTGGCCGGTGACGCGGGCCTCTTCGGCTTCAACAAGGTGCCGGACGGCATCGACCCCAAGGCCATGCTGTACCTCTACGGCGCCAGCGGGCTGACCGCCTGGATTGGCATGACCGACGTGGCCCGCGCGGCCCCCGGCGAGACCGTCCTCGTCTCCGGTGCCGCGGGCAGCGTGGGCTCCATCGCAGGTCAGGTGGCTCGGCTCCGGGGCTGCCGGGTCATCGGCATCGCGGGCGGGCCCCAGAAGGCCGACTGGGTGACCCGCGTTGCCCGGTTCGACGCGTGCATCGACTACAAGTCCGAGGACGTCCGGACGCGACTCCAGGCCCTGACGCCCAGGGGCGTGGATGTCTTCTTCGACAACGTGGGCGGGCCCGTGCTGGAGGCGGCGCTGGACCAGCTCGCCGTGCGCGCCCGCGTGGTGCTCTGTGGCGCCGTCTCCTCCGGCTACAAGGACCACGACTACGGCGCCACGCCGCGCAATTACATGCAGCTGGCCTTCAAGCGGGCCCGCATGGAGGGCTTCATCTTCCTGGACCACGTCGCTCGCTTCCCCGACGCCTTTCGCGAGCTGTCCACCTGGGCCGCGCGCGGTGAGCTCGTCCTGGCGGAGACCGTCGCGGAGGGACTGGAGCAGGCCCCTTCCGCCCTGCGCGGCCTCTTCGAGGGCCGCAACCTGGGCAAGCAACTGGTCCGCGTCGCCGCGCTTCCTTCGCCGCGCTAG
- a CDS encoding DUF4328 domain-containing protein — translation MLNAAEGDVASQPMCPQHPEREAVRTCARCGRYACASCEGGDGRCRECTRLSALEVPDSRARARRATVTQYVSGGASLLGLLFNLLLLPELKGERLSLAANGMLILGGSVTIAALVCFLMWVHRVVRQLKALGEDIGMSPARAVWMWLIPLVNWVKPYHVMRDIAERLGGMSFVAVLPLQLWWGVNVAARILERVESRMLAGKPGEVDPTTAEMVGLVSSVCAVAVAYLSVQLIKEVQVRLDQRRQGLYEQEAPVSEDVATAA, via the coding sequence ATGCTCAACGCCGCCGAGGGGGACGTCGCATCGCAGCCCATGTGTCCGCAGCATCCCGAACGGGAGGCGGTGCGCACCTGTGCGCGGTGTGGGAGGTACGCGTGCGCGTCGTGCGAGGGCGGCGACGGCCGATGCCGTGAGTGCACGCGGCTCTCGGCGCTGGAGGTGCCGGACTCTCGGGCGCGGGCGCGCCGGGCCACGGTGACACAGTACGTCTCCGGCGGCGCGTCGCTGCTGGGCCTGCTCTTCAACCTCCTGCTGCTTCCCGAGCTCAAGGGGGAGCGGCTGTCTCTTGCCGCGAATGGCATGTTGATCCTGGGTGGCAGCGTCACCATCGCCGCGCTGGTGTGTTTCCTGATGTGGGTCCACCGCGTGGTCCGGCAGCTCAAGGCCCTGGGAGAGGACATCGGGATGAGTCCTGCCCGAGCGGTCTGGATGTGGCTGATCCCGCTCGTCAACTGGGTGAAGCCGTATCACGTGATGCGGGACATCGCGGAGCGGCTGGGGGGAATGTCGTTCGTCGCGGTGCTCCCACTGCAACTGTGGTGGGGTGTGAACGTCGCGGCGCGCATCCTGGAGCGGGTGGAGAGCAGGATGCTGGCCGGCAAGCCTGGCGAGGTCGACCCCACGACCGCCGAGATGGTGGGGCTGGTGTCCTCGGTCTGCGCCGTGGCCGTGGCCTACCTCAGCGTGCAGCTCATCAAGGAGGTCCAGGTCCGGCTCGACCAGCGCCGCCAGGGCCTGTACGAGCAGGAGGCCCCGGTCTCCGAGGACGTGGCCACGGCGGCGTGA
- a CDS encoding cupin domain-containing protein has product MTSPNYASHPIDPERMPWIPMGRPGLAFKPLRFFRDGSGWMYLFRLEPGTVIPQHRHVGESHAFNLSGRRQLLDTGEVIGPGMYVYEPPGNVDSWKVVGDEPVVLFINVKGAIEYLGEDGQVLKSVSPADRLETYRRWCQEHGAEFLATCE; this is encoded by the coding sequence ATGACTTCACCGAACTACGCCTCCCATCCCATCGACCCTGAACGCATGCCGTGGATCCCCATGGGCCGGCCCGGGCTTGCGTTCAAGCCGCTGCGCTTCTTCCGCGACGGCAGCGGCTGGATGTACCTCTTCCGCCTGGAGCCCGGCACCGTCATCCCCCAGCACCGCCACGTCGGCGAGTCGCACGCCTTCAACCTCTCCGGGCGCCGCCAGCTGCTCGACACCGGAGAAGTGATTGGCCCGGGAATGTATGTCTATGAGCCGCCCGGCAACGTCGACAGCTGGAAGGTCGTGGGCGACGAGCCCGTGGTCCTGTTCATCAACGTGAAGGGCGCCATCGAATACCTGGGCGAGGACGGCCAGGTGCTCAAGAGCGTGTCGCCCGCGGACCGGCTGGAGACGTACCGCCGCTGGTGCCAGGAGCACGGCGCGGAGTTCCTTGCCACCTGCGAGTAA